The Neoasaia chiangmaiensis sequence TTTCAGCAATGCATGATCGCCCAGATGCACGAAACCCGCATCCTGGCCACGGAGAACCGCCTCCATCTCCAGACCGTATCCCGTCGGCACCAGCGACATGATCTGGTTCGCGGTTGCCACCACCGATCCGACGGACAGATGGGCAACCGTCAGCACCACGGCATCCTGCGGCGCACGCAACACAACCAGACTGTTGCGTAGATTTGCCTTCTCGTAATCGCTGACCGATTCGTCCAGGCGATGCTCCGCGATATTCAGGTCACTATAGACCTGGCTCTTCCAGTTCTGGACGTAGTTTTCCTTTTCGGCCTGCGTGCTGACCAGACGCGATTTCGCCGAATTGGCATCCTGCTGCGCCGAAATCTGCGCCCGCTCCGCTTCCATCAGGTCATTCTGCGCGGCCAGCGTGGAAAGGCGGCTGCCAACCTGATCGCGCTGCAGGCTACGGCGCATCTCCAACACCTGAGATGCCACGCGTGAACGGCTCTGATACATCGCCGCATTGGCCAGATCGCCTTCGATCTGGCTTTGCAGCGAAGCGATCTGCCCATCGAACTGCGCGATCTTCGCCGTATATTCCTGCTGACGCCGCGCAAAGGCCGCGCCCTGCTCGACGGATGCCGGAATGGCCGTATTCGGGCGATAATCGTGTCCGTCAGCCTCCGCCTTCAGACGATCGACCTGCGCCTGATACGAATCCCGCTGCGACTTCATATTGGTGATGTCGGCTGTCGACACCGTCGGGTCGAGATGCGCCAGCACCTGGCCCTTATGAACGAAATCACCGACATGCACGTCGATGGAGCGAATAATCGACGTCTCCAGTGGCTGCACGACGAGCGTCGGCTCAAGGGAGACAAGTCGCCCGGGGGTCGAGACAACGCGATTGAGGGGGAAGATGCCCGCGGCGATGATGCTGGCCGCAAACAACCCTGAAATCAGCCAGATGATATGCCTTGCCGCCGGCGTCGGCGGCATGTTGACCAGCGCCGCGCTCGGCGAATGGAATTCCAGCAGCGCCAGCGGCATGCCCTGCTGCGCGAACGGATCGTC is a genomic window containing:
- a CDS encoding HlyD family type I secretion periplasmic adaptor subunit, which produces MSGSDIVPQNDENGVERFDQHVPRRADDPFAQQGMPLALLEFHSPSAALVNMPPTPAARHIIWLISGLFAASIIAAGIFPLNRVVSTPGRLVSLEPTLVVQPLETSIIRSIDVHVGDFVHKGQVLAHLDPTVSTADITNMKSQRDSYQAQVDRLKAEADGHDYRPNTAIPASVEQGAAFARRQQEYTAKIAQFDGQIASLQSQIEGDLANAAMYQSRSRVASQVLEMRRSLQRDQVGSRLSTLAAQNDLMEAERAQISAQQDANSAKSRLVSTQAEKENYVQNWKSQVYSDLNIAEHRLDESVSDYEKANLRNSLVVLRAPQDAVVLTVAHLSVGSVVATANQIMSLVPTGYGLEMEAVLRGQDAGFVHLGDHALLKFTTFPYDQYGGAEATVRTISADAFSGEQNTGGAQGGGGQGGDSTSLNGYYRVRLRIDRYTLHGVPTFFHPIPGLPVTADINVGKRTPLRYFFNRIIPAATNGMREPS